The DNA window GGCGAATGGGGTGCCGCGGGATAAGGCGGCGCTTGTCGCAGACGCATTGGTTGACTCGGACCTCAGAGGCGTTGAGAGCCACGGGGTGCTCAGGCTGGAGACCTACCTGGAGCACGTATCGGTGGGCAACATTGACCCCCACGGTGATTGCTTGGTGGTGAGTAGTCGAGGGGTGGTCATGGTTGCGGACGGCAACAACGGGTTTGGACAGGTGGTCGGTCGGCAGGCAATGGGCACGGCGATTGAAGTAGCCAGGCAACACGGCGCCAGTCTGGTGTTGGTCAAGAATAGCAATCACCTCGGTAGCCTGGCCTATTATGCTGGTCTGGCGTGTGAACACGACATGATCGGAATCGCGCTTTCCAACGCTTCTGCCGTTATGGCTCCCTGGGGCGGTATGGGAAACCACATTGGCAACAACCCACTTGCGGTGGCCGTACCTCTGGATGGAGAGCCAGCCATCATTCTGGACATATCCATGAGCGTGGCAGCGCGGGGGAAGATCATGGATCTGTTCAACAAGGGGGAGCGCATTCCCGCCGGCTGGGCGTTGGGCCCTGACGGCAGGGCGACCACCGATCCCGGGGAGGCACTTGCCGGCTCTCTGATGCCTTTCGGCGGGCACAAGGGGTCAGGGTTGGCAGTAATCGTCGAGGTCCTAACGGCAGTGCTCAGTGGCTCGCCATTCGGCAGGGAGTTGGGGCGTGTGTTTCCGGTCGAACGCGGGAAGCGACAGTCCTTCTCCCATCTTATTGGGGCGGTGGCCATCGAGTCGTTCGCGGCTGTTGCGGGTTTCTACAGGCACTTGCGCCAGTACTTGGACTATGTCAAAGCCTGTCCGGTTGCCCCGGGGCACGCTGAGGTGTTGCTGCCCGGCGAGCTTGAGCTGCGGACAAGGGAACGCAGACAGCGAGAGGGTATTCCGGTGCCGGTTGAGGTCTGGCGCAGGCTGGAGGCGCGTGCGGCTCGCCACGGCTTCGCCCTGAGTCCGGGTGAAATGTGAACGCGGGGAGGAAGTAGTCTCGCAATGCGGATAGCGCTACTGCAATTCAGCCCAAAGGTAGGATGCCCCGACTGCAACCGGGACAAGGTTGTAGCGCTTATGGGGCAAGCGGCGGCCTCCGAAGCGGATGTGGTCGTACTTCCAGAGCTCTGGAATACGTCGTACGCGGGCGAAAGGCTCGCGAGCCTTGCCGACAGCCACGGGCGGGAGACCATGCGCTTTCTCGGTGAGCTGGCGCGGCAATACAGGGTCAACATCGTGGGTGGATCGATTGCCGAACTCCGTGACGGCCGCATTTTCAATGTGTGTTATGTGTTTGACCGAGCGGGATACGTCGTGGCACGGTATGCAAAGGTCCACCTATTCCAGGGCATGGACGAGAAGCGCTGGTTCGCGGCTGGTGAGGCGATGCCCACCTTCTCATTGGACGGGATCTGCTGCGGAGTTATGATCTGCTACGATTTACGGTTCCCTGAGGTCGCACGCAGGCTGGCGGTTGCGGGCGCGGAGATCATATTCATGCCCGCTCAATGGCCCAATCCGCGGCTGCACCACTGGCGTACTCTGGTTCAGGCCAGGGCGATCGAGGACCAGGTTGCTGTTGTGGCGTGCAACCGCACGGGAGTCGAGGGTACCAACAGCTTCTTTGGCCACTCCATGGTGGCCGACCCCTGGGGACAAATCATAGGGGAGGCAGGGGATACCGAGCAAGTGCTGTGCAGCGATGTTGATGTCCAAGATGTTCGAAGGGTGAGAGAGATGTTTCCGGTACTGAGTGACCTGGCGCCGTTCCTGCGCGGAGAAGAACGGGGGGTTGGAAGTGGTGCGGAAAGCGATTGTTCTTCATTCTGAAGACAATGTGGCCACGGCTTTGAAAGAGCTCCACCCTGGTGAGGAAGTCCAGCTCGAGTTGGGCACGGTTACTGTCGCGCAGGACGTTCCTTTTGGGCACAAGTTTGCCGTTAGATCCCTGCCGAAGGGATCGCCGGTGGTGAAGTACGGCCAGGTGGTCGGCCGGGTGACCCAAGATGTCTTGGTGGGGCAACATGTGCACGTACACAACGTGGAAAGTTGCAGGGGCCGGGGAGATCTGGCCCAGCGTCACGACGGAGGGGCGACTGATGCAAGGGGGTAACGCATTCTGGGGGTATGTGCGCGAAGACGGGCGCGTGGGAACGCGGAATCATATTGTTGTATTGGCCTGCATGGACAATGTCAATCCGGTTGTCAGGGCCATATCCCAGCTCGTAGCCCATACGGTGCCCATCACCGTGTGGTATGGCAGGGGTCAGTTTGGGCGGGATGCGGACATTACCACGAGGGCACTGGTCGGTTTGGGCAGTAACCCCAATGTGGCCGGTGTTTTGGTGGTGGGGCTTGAGCCCGTGGCCACCTGGCGCATTGCTTCGGGCATTGGTGAAACAGGCAAGCTGGTCGAAGTCGTCACCGTCCAGGAAAGCGGGGGCAGCATCAGCGCCGTAGCCGAGGGTGCCCGTTTGGCGGCAAAACTGGTGAAAGAGGCATCGCGGCTCCATCGGGAACGAGTCGGCGTGGAACACCTGGTGGTCGGCGTGGAGTGTGGTGGCTCGGATACGACCTCGGGAATTGCCGCGAATCCGTGCATCGGAATGATCAGCGACCACGTGGTTGACCACGGGGGTACCGTGTTGCTGTCCGAAACATCCGAGTTCATGGGTGCCGAGCACTTGCTTGCGCAACGTGCATCAACCCCGGCAGTGGCCCGGAAGATCCTCGAGGCGGTCAGACGAATTGAAGAAGAGGCGCTCCGGCGCGGGGTGGATATTCGCGGAGCGAACCCCGTCCCCGACAACATCCGGGGAGGGCTGACGACCATTGAGGAGAAGTCGTTGGGGGCGATAGCCAAAGGAGGCACGCGCCCGATTCAAGATGTCCTGGAATATGCCCAACGTCCAACGGGGCGCGGTCTGTACATCATGGATACCCCGGCTCCTGCTTGCGAGTCGATGACCGGCCTTTCGGCGGGAGGCGCTACATTGATTCTCTTTGCTACGGGTGTAGGCAACGTGATCGGTGACGTACTTTGCCCCACCGTCAAGGTGTGCGGTAACCCGCAGACCGTCGCGGCAATGCAGGACAACATCGACGTGGATGTGAGTGGAATCATCGTTAGCGGGACCACGATGGAGGAAGCGGCTGAACGATTGCTCGTCCAAACCCTAGACGTCGGTTCTGGCTTGCTCACCGCGTCTGAGGTTTTCCGGCAGCAGGAAACAGCCATTGCGCGCTTCGAACCCACGGTGTAGGTGGCCACCGGTTTCAGAATGTGGGCGGCGTCACCACCGTGATGTAGACGCATTCGCCCTTTCCGCTGTTCTTGAACCCATGCGGGATGTTGCTTCGGTGGTATATGGTGTCGAACTCCTGTAACACAAACTCCTGGTTGTTGAGGGTGGCTGAACATGCGGGCGAGTTCGGACTCCGGTGGTAGCAAGTCCCCCGGCTCGATCTCCGCTCCTGACGTGACGTTCGATGATCTGGGCTAGCTGGTAGTACGGGGGCACGAAAGAACCCCGGTCTATGCGCTCGCGGGCAAGCGCCTCCCAGCCGTTCCTTGTTTGTCCGGTTGCTTCTCGTTGCTGCTTCAATATCGACACCCCGTACTGGACACGGGTCCATTGCAACGGGCCTGGCCGAGGAAGTCCAGCACTGATGTGGTCCTGCCCGCAGGGAAGGTGGTGATCCTGTCAAGGCGTGTTCACCCGGGCGACCGTCGATCGGCTGCTGGAGGTAGTCTCGAAGGCGGGGCGGGGACCGGTGGAGCGTGCTGTCGACCAGGTGCAATCGGGCGCCGCCCGGGGACAGCAGTGAACTGGCATTCTGGGGCCGCCTGGAGACAGGCGGCCCCGAGGAAGAAGCAGCGAGCTCGCCCGGGCACGGGCGGAGCAGTGGAGGTGGCTGAAGTTGAAGCTGCTCGGCATGCAGGACTTCGGGGTGGGGCGGAGTAATGTATAGACGAGTATGGAACCCAGGGCGGTAATGGGTCGCCTTGAAAGGCGCGTCCGCTCCGGGGCGCCTGAAGGGGGGATATCGATTGGACGGGTCCGTGAGGGCGCTTGTCGAGGCTATCGTAGGGATGCGGGAAAAGGAGGCCGTCGAGCTCGCCCAGGCTCTGTTGGACGCCGGGGGCAATCCACTTGAGCTTCTTGACGCTTGTCGGGAAGGTGTGGAGGCCGTCGGGCAACGATTTGAGAAGGGGGAGTACTTCCTCCCCGAACTCATGCTGGCGGGGGAGATTCTCGCCCAGATATCCGGCATGGTGAAGGCGCGGGTTGCCGCCGAGGCATCGGCACGGGAGAAACGTCTGGGCAGGGTTGTAATCGGCACGGTGAAAGGGGATATACACGACATTGGCAAGAGCATAGTCTCCTTCTTGCTGGACGCGAATGGATTTGAGGTAATTGACCTGGGTGTGGACGTGCTGCCCGAGCGTTTTGTGGAAGCGGTGAGGCAGTTCGAGCCTCAGGTGGTCGGGATGAGCTGCTTGTTAACCCTTGCTTATGACCCCATGAAGGAAACCGTCCGGGTTTTGGAGGATGCTGGTCTGAGAGATCGCGTCAAGGTCATGATCGGTGGGGCGGCGACCAACGACCAGATCAGGGTGTACACCGGGGCGGATGCCTGGGGCAGGGACGCCATGGAGGCTGTCTCTCTGGCCCGCGCCTGGGTGGGGAGGTGAGCACAGTGTTCCCTGAGAGCTGGCAGAAGCTGTCGGCGCATGAGAAGTACGAGGAGCGGTTTAAGGCATGGATTTCTCCTCCGAATGTGCGCTTCGCGAATCCGGAGGTGGAGAAGAGCTTCAAGCAGCGCGTTCAGCGGATCAAAGATGTCGTGGAGTTGAAGAAGCCTGACCGCATCCCTGTGTGCCCGAATATCGGGTTTTTCCCGGCAAAGTACGCGGGCATTACGGCCCAGGAGGCTATGTACGACTACCAGAAGCTGGGTGCCGCCTGGAAGAAGTATCACCAAGACTTTCTGCCCGATTCCCTGGCCAGTTGTATGCTGGCGACGCCGGGGAAGGTGTTCGAGATACTTGACTACCGGCTTTACAGGTGGCCGGGGCGCGGGACTCCACCCGACACCCCTTACCAGTGCGTCGAAGCCGAGTACATGCGCGAAGATGAATACGACGCACTGATTCGAGACCCCTCGGCTTACTGGATGCGTGTCTATCTCCCACGGGTCTTCGGTGCTCTGGAAGCATGGGGACTTCTGCCGCCGTTCACTGATGTGGTTGAGATGCCGTTTACGGGTGCCTTCATGGTACCGATCGGCATGCCCCAAGTGCAGCGGTCATTTGAAGTGCTGCTGGAGGCCGGTCGGGCGGCCGTGGAATGGGTGCAGGCGGCCGGTGCCGTTGACGCCGAGATCATGGGTACGCTTGGGGTGCCGTCGGTACTGGGCGGTTTCAGCAAGGCCCCGTTTGACACCCTTGGTGACACGCTGCGGGGAACGCGGGGCATTATGCTTGATATCTACAGGCGCCCCGGCAAGCTGCTGGAGGCATTGGAGAGGCTGGTACCGGTGATGGTGGAGTTGGGCGTGCGCACTGCCGCCATGAGCGGGAATCCGATGGTGTTCATCCCTCTGCACAAAGGGGCCGATGGCTTCCTTTCCCGGGAGAACTTCTCCAGGTTCTACTGGCCGACCCTCAAGGCAGTGCTCCTCGGTCTTATTGACGAAGGGTTGGTACCCTGGGTCTTCGTGGAGGGCAGCTACAACCAGCGGCTGGACTTCCTGGCCGATCGGGATCTGCCCCCCGGCCGGATAGTCTGGATGTTTGATCAGACCGACATGGTCAGGGTTAAGGAGATGCTCGGCGGGGTCGCTTGCTTTGCCGGGAACGTACCCGTCACCATGCTCAAAGCGGGGACTCCGGAGGAGGTCAGGCGGTACGTCAGGGACCTGATCGAGAAGGTAGCTCAAGATGGCGGTTTCATCCTCGCCACCGGCGGGGTGGTGGACGACGCCGAGCCGGAGAGCTTCCGGGCGATGATCGAGGCCGGCAAAGAGTACGGCGTGTATCGCTGAACCCCCGGGGCGGGTGCATCAATCTCGGTGTCATCGAGCGGGCAGTACAGGGGCCGGTCGGCGCGGAGCGGCGGGAGGTGGAGGCGTTTGCTGATCGTGGGAGAAAGGATCAATACCAGCAGAAAAGGCGTGGCTGCGCTCGTTTGCCTGCGGGACGGCGAGGCCGTGGTGCGGGAGGCGGTCCAGCAACGCGAGGCCGGGGCTGACTTCATCGACGTGAACGCGGGGACGTTACTTGCGGAGGAGCCGGAGGCGCTACGCTGGCTGGTGACCACCATCCAGGCGGCGGTTGCGGTTCCACTCTGTGTGGATAGCCCCAACCCGGCGGCCATGGCAGCTGCCCTTGAGGTGCACCAGGGCAAGGCGCTTTTGAATTCTATCACTGGCGAACGGGAACGCTTTCGTGCAACGCTTCCGCTGGTCAAGCGGTACGGGTGCGGGGTGGTGGCGCTTTGCCTGGATGATTCCGGGATGCCGTCTTCGGCTGAGGAAGCGGTGCAAAAGGGCAGCCGGCTGGTCGAGGACTTGCTGGAGGCAGGGGTTCCTGCTGAGGACATCTACGTGGATCCCCTGGTGCGCCCGGTGAGCACGGATTCTCGGGCGGGTGTCGCGGTGGTGGAGGCGATCCGCATCCTGCGGGAGAAATACCCGGGGGTGCACACGATCTGCGGCCTGAGCAACGTTTCTTTCGGGCTCCCCCAGCGTCGCCTGCTGAACCAGGCCTTCCTGGTAGCCACGATGACTGCCGGTCTTGATGCGGTGATCCTTGACCCGCTGGATACCAGGTTGATGGCGCTCCTTAGGGCGGCGGAGGCGGTGCTGGGCCGGGACGAGTACTGTGCGCGGTACCTGCGCGCATATCGCGAGGGCCGGCTGGCGGAAGGTTGAAGGGGTGGTTGGGTCGGCTCTTACGCAGTCCGTTGGGTTGTCAAGATCGTCCTGGGACGGCTGGCGGGGGAGGGTGACCATGGGTTGGCGACTGCCCGACTCGAATTGACGGGACGGACGTGGCTTGAGGAAGTTGGTTATCGGGCGGGCCGTGACCTTTTCGTGTGGGCCGTTGTTGGCGGGCCCTGGCAGGGCCTGGCGCGCGCGGTGGGATGCCTCCTTGTGGCATATCGGGCGGTGACTGCTCCGGGTGCGCCTGAGGGCCGGGCGGGGGAGGCGGGCTGCTATGCCGGTGGTTGAATTTCAGCCCCTTGGCCGGCGGGTGCAGGTGGCAGGGGGAGCGACGGTGCTTGAGGCGGTCCAGTTGCTCGGTCGTGAGCTGGGTGACTGGGGTGTGGTTGCCACCTGTGGGGGTCAGGGCAGGTGTGGTCGGTGCCTGGTGCGGGTTGTGAGTGGGGCCGTATCGGGTGCCGATGAGCAGGAGCTGGAGCTTCTGGCGCGGCAGGGTGCTGTGGGGTACCGGCTGGCCTGTCGGGCGAGGGTGCTGGGGGACGTCCGGATGGAGCTTGACCGCGTCCGGGGTGGGGACCGGCTGCAGGTGGGGGGAGTAGTGGGGCCGGGAGGGCTGCGGCCCGAGCCTGCGGTGAGGCAGGTGGAGTTCAGGGTTGAGCCTCCTGCGGTGGGCGAGCGTGCGGGCGATGCGGACAGGGTGGCCGCGGCGGTGGGTGCCGGGCTGCGGTATGACCTGGAAGTATTGCGGTCACTGTCGGACGATCTCGGGCGCTGGGGTTTTGGGGGGTGGGCGGTGGTCCGCGGTGATGAGGTCATCGCCGTGCAGCCCCGGCGTGCGCCTCTTTGGGGTCTGGCCGTCGACCTGGGGACGACGAAGGTGGCGGCGTACCTGGTCGACCTGGACAGCGGTGAGATCATGGAGTCGGGGGCCGTCCTCAATCCCCAGATAGCTTACGGCGAGGACGTGGTATCGCGGCTGGGCTATGCCTCCGTGTCGGCGGATAACTACCGCCGCATCCGGGGTGCGGTGGGGGAGGGGCTGAACGGTCTGGCCGGGGAGCTCTGCCGCCGGGCCGGATGCGAGACGGCTGACATTTACGAAGCGGTGGTATGCGGCAACACGGCCATGCACCACCTGCTCCTGGGCCTGCCGGTGGGGCAGCTGGTGCGCGCGCCCTATGTGCCGGCCCTGACCGGTCCCGTGGACGTGAAGGCGAGGGAGCTGGGTTTCGGTTTTGCGGCGGGGGCGTACGTGCACCTCATGCCCTGCGTAGCGGGTTACGTGGGTGGTGACCACGTGGGGGTGATCCTTGCCACGCGGCTTCTGGAGCACCGGGGGGTGGCGCTGGCCATAGACGTGGGGACCAACACGGAGATTGCGCTGGTGAGGGAGGGCGGGGTGACCTGTTGCTCCTGTGCGTCCGGTCCTGCGTTCGAGGGGGGTCATGTTTCCCGGGGGATGCGGGCGCTGGCGGGTGCTATCGACCGGGTGTGGCTGGAGGGGGAGGAGATCAGGTACACGGTGGTGGGGGGTGGGGATGCGGCCGGGTTCTGCGGGGCCGGGCTCATCGACCTCTTGGCCGTGCTCCTGCGTGCCGAGGTCATGGATGCTGGCGGCCGGCTGCGGGCCGGTGCCCCGGGGGTGGAGGAGGGTCCTGACGGGCTCCAGTTCCGGCTGGGCGGGGCACCTCTCACCCAGCGGGACATCCGGGAGCTTCAGCTGGCCAAGGCGGCGGTTCGTTCCGGGATCGAGGGCCTGTTGCGGACCACGGGCACCCGGGTGGAGGAAGTAGAGACGGTTTATCTAGCGGGGGCGTTCGGGGTGGCCATAGATCCCGAGAGTGCCATGGCCGTGGGCATGTTTCCGCGGTTGCCCCGGGAGAGGTTTGAGCCGGTGGGGAATGCGGCGGGCATGGGAGCGTACCTGGCTCTTGTCTCCGAGAGTGAGCGCCGGGAGGCCTCCCGGGTGGCGCAGTCCGCCGGTTACCTGGAACTGATGACCCTGCCCGGGTACCAGGAGTTATTCCTTTCCTGCCTCAGCTTTTCCTGACGGCGGTTTTTCCGGCTGTGCACACGCCGGCTCGGCGGTTGGGTGTACCGCTGCCCCCAGCGTCCCGGCCGCCGGTGGCAGAGTTCCTGGGGGCTCTTTGCCCGCCTGGTGGATGAGGGAGACTGCGCGGGGATCGTTGCGCCGGGGTGGTCTGCAGGATTTCCGGGCGGGGTGGCGTATATATAGATACGACTAGACAAGTATGGAACCGAGGGGCCGTAATGGGTCGCCCTGAAAGGCGTACCCGCTCGGGGTCGCCTAGAAGGAGGGGGATGTCGGTGGTGCGCAGGATCTGGGCCCGCCGGGTGATGCTGAAGATGCGCTAGTGGGCCATGAGTGCGAGGGAGCGGAGGATTTCGGGCCGGTAGCGGGCGGGTCGGGCGCTGTGGGAGTAGAGGGGGCTGAGGACGGGCAGGAGGCGTGAAACCGGTCAGGGCAAATCGGCAAGTTGGCCTCTGACAGCCTAAGGAGTTTGCGAGAGGCCGCACGGAAGATACCAGGGGGGATTTAGAGATGGTTGAAGATCTGGTTAAGAGTATGGTGGATATGAACGAACAAGAGGCGCTGAGGATAACGATGGAAATGCTGGAGGGTGGTAAGGATCCTCTTAAGGTCTTGGAGCTATGCAAGGATGCCATGGCTGCTGTCGGAGAGAAGTTCGAGAAGCGAGAGTACTTCCTGTCGGAGCTTGTCTTCGCCGCCGAGGTACTTAAGAAGATCATGGAGTTGACCCTACCCAAGCTGGAGAAAGAGGAGGTTAGACGGGTAGGCACTATTGTACTGGGCACCGTCCAAGGAGACGTCCACGACATAGGCAAGAACATTTTCAAGGTGCTCGCTGAGGCGTCCGGTTTCGAACTAATCGACCTTGGTATCGATGTCCCTTGTGAGCGGTTTGTCGAAGCCGTCAGAACCCGCAATCCCGATATCGTCGGTATGTCCGGCCTGGTAACGGCAAGTGTCGGATCCATGAAGAAAACCATTGATGCACTGAAAGACGCTGGGCTGAGACATGGGGTTAAAGTGATTATCGGCGGTGGAAGAGCGGACGAATCGGTCAAGCAGTACAGCGGAGCAGATGCCTGGGCAGACGATGCAGCGAAAGGTGTAAGGCTATGCAAGGAACTAATAGGAATAAAGGAGTAAGGGGTGAGGGTTTTATGACCATAAAGACCGCTTCGGAACTATCCAAAGAACGCCTTGAACGTATCGAGAGAGTCATCGAGTTAAAAGAACCTGATAGGGTACCTCTGGCCGGCGTAATGGGTGATATGGTACCAGCATACTCTGGCATTACACAACACGAATATTGTTATGACTACGAGAAATCGCGTGAGGCTACTGTGAAGTTCCTCCAGGACTTTCCATGCGATATGTCGTTTGCGGGCATCACCGGAGTTGGAGAGCTTCCACTCAGCATTGCCTTCTCGGATTATCCCGACATATCTCCAAGTATATCATTCGTATCCGGTCCACTCCACGACGTTTTAGGTGATAAATACGCGAGATTCCCCGGCAGAGAGCTTGCTGAAGACAGCTCGCCACAGTTCATTGGTGGAGAATGGATGCAGCCTGGCGAATATGAGGACTTAATCGAGGATCCAGTAAGATTTGTAGCCGAGACCGTACTTCCAAGGGTATGTCGTAACCTGGAGAAACCGGGGTCTCGCCAGACAATGGCAACCATGGCAAGGCTTGGGATGGAACTCAGCAAGCTCGCAGCCTTCGGGCAAGCCTTAGCCGCAGACCTGGCAGAGTTAGGATACCCTCCTGCAGTAATGGCTTTTGCCTACTCGCCGCTAGACTTTATAGGCGACTTTCTGAGGGATGTTACAAATGTGTTGCTTGACCTTCGCAGATACCCTGATAAGGTTAAGCAAGCCTGTGAAGCGCTGGTAGAGCCTATTCTCAAAGTGGCGTTGGCGCTTAAGCCTGCGGGAGCCAAGCTCGCTTTTATCCCACTGCACCTTAATGAGTACCTCTCACCCGATCTCTACAATGAGTTCTACTGGCCCCACCTGAAAAGGATTATTGCTGAGCTGGGCAATGAAGGCATGAAGTCGTTCGTGTTCTTCGAGGGTTACCATGACGCGCATCTGGAGACAATTCTCGAGCTGCCTGCGGGCTGGGGTATAGCGTACTTCGAGAAGACGGACGTGAGAAAGGCAAAGAAGATTCTTAAGGGACATACCTGTGTAATGGGCGGGATACCGATGGGCCTGCTGATAAGCGGCACCCCCGAGAAGATAGATGAGTATGTTAAGAACCTACTTGAAGAGGTAAAGCCAGGGGGAGGCTTCATTCTGGCGTCGGGGACCGCAATAGCCCCACGAGAGACTTCCGTGGAGAACATTAGGGCTCTGATAGACGCTGTGGAGAAATACGGAAGATATTAGGAGGGATGTATACAGCCTGTCGTGCGAACCTGCCAGCACGCAACCACAGCGGGGCGAGAGCGGGGGGCTGGCTCCACAAGGTCACCGCCGAGTTCTCGTGGACGGCTTTATTGTCCGTTCCCTCCGTCACCCTGGTCACGCAGCCAAGGTCGTCTGCCTCTGCGGGGGCAGAGTAACCTCTTCGCCCCAGCCCATCGCGCCACAAGGTGCCGCCAGAGCTTGAGCAGGTTGTTGTGCGCGGCGCAGATCAGCCGCCATTCGCTCCGGCAGGCAAGATAGCGCCTCGGCATGAACCGGTCACAACCCCGCGCCACTTTGATTTGCCCGAACACCGGCTTCGCCAGCTCCGTTTGTAAATCTCGCGCCCCCCGCTTGGTCAAGACCTTCCGCTCCATCCACTCCCGAAGCGGCATCCAGCGCGGGATCCGGCCCCACGGACACCCGCACTTCCTCATCGCGTTCCGTTGCTTCCAGTTGGTTTTTGCGCTTCTGTTGGTTATGTTCTGCATGTCCGGCTCGGCATTTGCGGCTGGCGCGTCCGACAGTGCTCGTAACGTGGCTGAACAGGCTCTTCAGATCTACAAGGGGAGAAGTTCAATTTCAAGAGCAGCTATGAGCTCCAAGACGCAAGCCTTGGCGAGTCGCTTCCAGTGTGCGTGTTCGATGTGGGCAAACTCGCGAATGGCGTACCCACGCTCGAGAGCGCGATGAACGACGCCAACATGGTGGAGTATATGGTTATGGCCAACGGACGGGCTGTGACCCGCCTCACCTTAAAAAGCGGCGATAGCTATGTCAGGTACCGCTTTGGCGGGTCGGGATCAAATCTCGCCCGTGGTCTGGCATCGCTACCCGAGACGGCCCGTCCGGACGCCAGGCTGGTGGTGCTGGGCGCAGCGGAGTTCCTGTACGTCAAGCTGCCGAACCAGGAGTTGGTCGTAGCAATAAACGCTGCGCCTGTCGGGGGCATCCCCAATTTCAAAGTTCATACGGGGCCTCAGGCGCTGGAGATGCTCAAGCAAGTGGCCACGGAGATGCTCAAGGATGGCGGCGTGCCTGGTGGCGGCCCTGGCCATTCGGGGCTGACCCCGGAGAAGCGGCCGGCAACTTCCCCGTGGGTGATGCCTTCCCTCCTGGGGACGGTCTTGGCGGGCTGCGGGCTTTACTTCTACCGGAGCCGGGCCAAGACGCACGTTGAGTGACTAATCTATATTTCCCGGACGTTCCATCCGGGACACCTCAACAAGGTACTGCACGT is part of the Bacillota bacterium genome and encodes:
- a CDS encoding cobalamin-dependent protein (Presence of a B(12) (cobalamin)-binding domain implies dependence on cobalamin itself, in one of its several forms, or in some unusual lineages, dependence on a cobalamin-like analog.), which codes for MVEDLVKSMVDMNEQEALRITMEMLEGGKDPLKVLELCKDAMAAVGEKFEKREYFLSELVFAAEVLKKIMELTLPKLEKEEVRRVGTIVLGTVQGDVHDIGKNIFKVLAEASGFELIDLGIDVPCERFVEAVRTRNPDIVGMSGLVTASVGSMKKTIDALKDAGLRHGVKVIIGGGRADESVKQYSGADAWADDAAKGVRLCKELIGIKE
- a CDS encoding uroporphyrinogen decarboxylase family protein; this translates as MTIKTASELSKERLERIERVIELKEPDRVPLAGVMGDMVPAYSGITQHEYCYDYEKSREATVKFLQDFPCDMSFAGITGVGELPLSIAFSDYPDISPSISFVSGPLHDVLGDKYARFPGRELAEDSSPQFIGGEWMQPGEYEDLIEDPVRFVAETVLPRVCRNLEKPGSRQTMATMARLGMELSKLAAFGQALAADLAELGYPPAVMAFAYSPLDFIGDFLRDVTNVLLDLRRYPDKVKQACEALVEPILKVALALKPAGAKLAFIPLHLNEYLSPDLYNEFYWPHLKRIIAELGNEGMKSFVFFEGYHDAHLETILELPAGWGIAYFEKTDVRKAKKILKGHTCVMGGIPMGLLISGTPEKIDEYVKNLLEEVKPGGGFILASGTAIAPRETSVENIRALIDAVEKYGRY